One region of Micromonospora ureilytica genomic DNA includes:
- a CDS encoding phosphotransferase enzyme family protein: MVQDVARQVTEQVRTGFGLRLSTMEPVTSGADQHARLWLAEAADGGRYAVKLSGGGTPAGLVVTAFLAEQGVPGIVAPLRADDGRLSVDHDGRRLSVVPWVSDQRALDGPMTDAHWHAYGEVLAAVHAAPVTDELSRLLPAGGAAYPSIVAATRATAARLRDPDPADLADPLVTELAGVWSAVADRLGVLTREVERRAVDMCDRPAANVVCHGDPHLGNLLLGTDGQVWLIDWDDAVLAPPECDLMFVLGGVLAFAPITAEQQQAVLAGYGRTDVDPVRLAWFLAVRALDDLSDWTRQALDLDAEPADRDRAARIVRGLVSQVGLVTLADAALRDSDRRC, translated from the coding sequence ATGGTGCAGGACGTCGCACGGCAGGTGACCGAGCAGGTGCGGACGGGCTTCGGCCTACGGTTGTCCACGATGGAGCCGGTCACCTCCGGCGCGGACCAGCACGCCCGACTGTGGCTGGCCGAGGCCGCCGACGGCGGTCGGTACGCGGTCAAGCTGAGCGGTGGAGGCACCCCGGCCGGCCTGGTGGTGACGGCGTTCCTGGCCGAACAGGGGGTGCCGGGCATCGTCGCGCCGCTGCGGGCCGACGACGGGCGGCTGTCCGTCGACCACGACGGCCGCCGGCTGTCCGTGGTGCCGTGGGTGTCCGACCAGCGGGCGCTCGACGGCCCGATGACCGACGCGCACTGGCACGCGTACGGCGAGGTGCTGGCCGCCGTGCACGCGGCGCCGGTGACCGACGAGCTGAGCCGGCTGCTGCCGGCGGGCGGCGCCGCGTACCCCTCAATCGTGGCCGCGACCCGCGCGACGGCTGCGCGGCTGCGCGACCCGGACCCGGCCGACCTCGCGGACCCGCTGGTCACGGAGCTGGCGGGGGTGTGGTCCGCGGTGGCCGACCGGCTGGGGGTGCTGACCCGCGAGGTCGAGCGCCGCGCCGTCGACATGTGCGACCGGCCCGCTGCGAACGTCGTCTGCCACGGTGACCCGCACCTGGGCAACCTGCTGCTCGGCACGGACGGGCAGGTCTGGCTGATCGACTGGGACGACGCGGTGCTCGCCCCGCCCGAGTGTGACCTCATGTTCGTCCTCGGCGGGGTGCTCGCCTTCGCGCCGATCACTGCCGAGCAGCAGCAGGCCGTGCTCGCCGGCTACGGCAGGACCGACGTCGACCCGGTGCGCCTGGCCTGGTTCCTCGCGGTCCGCGCGCTCGACGACCTCAGCGACTGGACCCGCCAGGCGTTGGACCTCGACGCCGAGCCGGCCGACCGGGACCGGGCGGCGCGGATCGTGCGAGGGCTGGTGTCACAGGTGGGTCTGGTCACCCTCGCCGACGCGGCGTTGCGCGACAGTGACCGACGGTGCTGA
- a CDS encoding MGH1-like glycoside hydrolase domain-containing protein — protein sequence MRRLAVDTLDANWEHDHTVPSRTLYPHQWSWDSAFIAIGLAQVRPDRAWRELTSLFRAQWADGRVPHIVFNPALRVGAYFPGPEMWRSADVPGAPTVATSGLVQPPVHALAALLAYRRAPDPTGLAALRRLYPAFVAQQRYLADRRDVAGDGLVCIVHPWESGLDNSPAWDEPMAAVPAEAAVMSAYRRHDTAHADAAHRPTDLDYARYLAIVAAYRDQGYSDRDLAAGHPFLVECPLFNAAFGAAEHALAEIAALVGADPGPHRARAARITEALLRRLHDRGAGTFQPRDLRTDRLVSARTVLGLTPLILPDLPTRQADALVVEARSARFGVARRMDRPLPTYDRTAPDFEPLRYWRGPSWLNIGWLVRRGLLAHGHPELAAGLRRSMIGLVAGAGCHEYFHPDTGVGLGSPAFSWTAALLLDLLAE from the coding sequence CTGCGTCGACTCGCTGTCGACACGCTCGACGCCAACTGGGAGCACGACCACACGGTGCCCTCGCGCACGCTCTACCCGCACCAGTGGAGCTGGGACTCCGCGTTCATCGCCATCGGGTTGGCCCAGGTCCGCCCCGACCGCGCCTGGCGGGAGCTGACGAGCCTGTTCCGGGCGCAGTGGGCCGACGGACGGGTGCCGCACATCGTGTTCAACCCGGCGCTGCGGGTCGGCGCGTACTTCCCGGGGCCGGAGATGTGGCGCTCGGCCGACGTGCCGGGAGCACCGACGGTGGCCACCTCCGGCCTGGTCCAGCCGCCGGTGCACGCGCTCGCCGCGTTGCTGGCGTACCGGCGGGCGCCCGACCCCACCGGCCTGGCGGCGCTGCGCCGGCTATACCCCGCGTTTGTCGCCCAACAGCGCTACCTGGCCGACCGGCGGGACGTGGCCGGCGACGGGCTGGTCTGCATCGTGCACCCGTGGGAGTCCGGGTTGGACAACAGCCCGGCGTGGGACGAGCCGATGGCCGCGGTGCCGGCCGAGGCGGCCGTCATGTCCGCGTACCGTCGACACGACACCGCGCACGCCGACGCCGCGCACCGCCCCACGGACCTGGACTACGCGCGTTACCTGGCGATCGTCGCCGCCTACCGCGACCAGGGTTACTCCGACCGGGACCTGGCCGCCGGTCACCCGTTCCTGGTGGAGTGCCCGCTGTTCAACGCGGCGTTCGGGGCCGCCGAACACGCCCTCGCCGAGATCGCCGCGCTCGTCGGCGCCGACCCCGGGCCGCACCGGGCCCGCGCGGCCCGGATCACCGAAGCGCTCCTTCGGCGGCTGCACGACAGGGGCGCCGGCACGTTCCAGCCTCGTGACCTGCGAACCGACCGCCTGGTGAGCGCCCGTACCGTGCTCGGGTTGACCCCGCTGATCCTTCCCGACCTGCCGACCCGGCAGGCCGACGCGCTGGTCGTCGAGGCCCGGTCGGCGCGCTTCGGGGTGGCCCGGCGGATGGACCGGCCGCTACCCACCTACGACCGCACCGCACCCGACTTCGAGCCGCTGCGCTACTGGCGCGGGCCGAGCTGGCTCAACATCGGCTGGCTGGTCCGGCGCGGGCTGCTCGCGCACGGGCACCCGGAGCTGGCCGCCGGGCTGCGCCGCTCGATGATCGGTCTGGTCGCCGGGGCCGGCTGCCACGAGTACTTCCACCCGGACACCGGCGTCGGGCTGGGCTCGCCGGCGTTCAGCTGGACCGCCGCGTTGCTGCTCGACCTGCTGGCCGAATGA
- a CDS encoding zinc-dependent alcohol dehydrogenase produces the protein MGNWVVSLAGPRRISLEPCPPDPLGPGQVRVRTCYSGISAGTELTLYRGSNPRLSKDWDDVARMFVPRQTPVPYPLIGFGYEEVGEVIEVAPEVTDRHPGQLVWGIWGHRAEAVLAADAVRALPSGLDPLVAVFARPGAIALTAVLAGDLHLGDWVGVFGQGVIGLLATRLAVLSGARVVAVDPVPDRLEHAARYGARSIVDATVTSAAAVLRQATDGRGADVCLELSGAYPALHEAIRSTAHAGRVVAAGFYQGQADALGLGEEFHHNRIQLVAAQVSGPTPAPSMAGRWTGDRVAQTFMDLVADRSVDPLPLVSHIVDASAVADALALLDRGAGDVLQVVLRF, from the coding sequence ATGGGCAACTGGGTGGTCTCTCTCGCCGGGCCTCGACGCATCAGCCTCGAGCCCTGCCCACCGGATCCGCTCGGCCCCGGCCAGGTCCGAGTCCGCACCTGCTACTCGGGCATCTCCGCCGGCACCGAGCTGACCCTCTACCGGGGCAGCAATCCCCGGCTCAGCAAGGACTGGGACGACGTCGCCCGGATGTTCGTCCCCCGACAGACCCCGGTGCCCTACCCGTTGATCGGCTTCGGCTACGAAGAGGTCGGCGAGGTCATCGAGGTCGCACCGGAGGTCACCGACCGGCATCCGGGGCAGCTCGTCTGGGGCATCTGGGGGCACCGGGCCGAGGCCGTGCTCGCCGCCGACGCGGTCCGTGCGCTCCCCTCCGGGCTGGACCCGCTCGTCGCGGTCTTCGCCCGCCCCGGCGCCATCGCGCTGACCGCCGTGCTCGCCGGCGACCTGCACCTCGGCGACTGGGTCGGTGTCTTCGGGCAGGGCGTCATCGGGCTGCTCGCCACCCGGCTCGCCGTGCTCTCCGGGGCCCGGGTGGTGGCCGTCGACCCGGTGCCCGACCGGCTGGAGCACGCCGCCCGGTACGGCGCGCGATCCATCGTGGACGCCACTGTCACGTCCGCCGCCGCCGTGCTGCGCCAGGCCACCGACGGCCGGGGGGCCGACGTCTGCCTGGAGTTGTCCGGCGCGTACCCGGCGCTGCACGAGGCGATCCGCTCCACCGCCCACGCCGGCCGGGTCGTGGCCGCCGGCTTCTACCAGGGCCAGGCCGACGCGCTCGGCCTTGGCGAGGAGTTCCACCACAACCGCATCCAGTTGGTGGCCGCCCAGGTCTCCGGGCCCACCCCCGCGCCGAGCATGGCCGGACGGTGGACCGGTGACCGGGTCGCGCAGACCTTCATGGACCTGGTGGCCGACCGCAGCGTCGACCCGCTGCCGCTGGTCAGCCACATCGTCGACGCCAGCGCGGTCGCCGACGCCCTCGCGCTGCTCGACCGCGGCGCCGGTGACGTCCTCCAAGTCGTGCTGAGGTTCTGA
- a CDS encoding helix-turn-helix domain-containing protein has protein sequence MAEAGETVESLAEKVHVDPKTAARWLASGRIPHPRTRVAVAKVLRRDAADLWPEPFRRRDLPWFRPWAELEQDATSLRWYEPLLVPGLLQTEGYARAILGTGGLVAPSEVDQIVAGRIERQAVLCRDAPPQLVAVIDEVVLRRSVGDRTVMAGQLAHLARVAEWEHVQVRVIPAECPWHTGLAGPFVLGRLPDGTELAYLDNQLRGQVVTDPLDVASLGRRWESVTGEAFPRRRSIELIREVATTWT, from the coding sequence ATGGCCGAGGCGGGCGAGACCGTCGAGTCGTTGGCCGAGAAGGTCCACGTCGACCCGAAGACGGCGGCGCGGTGGCTCGCGTCGGGGCGCATCCCGCATCCGCGCACCCGGGTCGCTGTGGCCAAGGTACTGCGCCGGGACGCGGCCGACCTCTGGCCGGAGCCGTTCCGCCGCCGTGACCTGCCGTGGTTCCGACCGTGGGCCGAGCTGGAACAGGACGCCACCTCGCTCCGGTGGTACGAGCCGCTGCTCGTGCCGGGTCTGCTCCAGACCGAGGGGTACGCTCGCGCGATCCTGGGCACCGGTGGGCTGGTCGCACCGTCCGAGGTGGACCAGATCGTGGCGGGCCGCATTGAGCGGCAGGCGGTCCTGTGCCGCGACGCCCCACCGCAGCTGGTGGCGGTGATCGACGAGGTGGTGCTGCGCCGGTCGGTCGGCGACCGCACCGTGATGGCCGGCCAACTGGCCCACCTCGCGAGGGTGGCCGAGTGGGAACACGTGCAGGTGCGGGTGATCCCGGCCGAGTGCCCGTGGCACACCGGTCTGGCCGGTCCCTTCGTGCTGGGTCGGCTGCCCGACGGGACCGAATTGGCATATCTCGACAACCAGCTCCGCGGTCAGGTCGTGACCGATCCCCTCGACGTCGCTAGCCTGGGACGCAGGTGGGAGAGCGTCACCGGTGAGGCGTTCCCCCGACGACGGTCGATCGAGCTGATCAGGGAAGTGGCCACGACATGGACATGA
- a CDS encoding DUF2267 domain-containing protein, whose amino-acid sequence MTDGDGFPYFIDAVSQRSGLPAEEAGVLARAVLQTLAERVTGDAPGDLVGHLPNEVGGYLTGPAPDPASGPAPAPAPDSGAGADGLTSGVGLEVGGSAATPMDAGPTEFLRRVEQRAGVDPATARAGTGAVFATLRTAMTVREFREMVARLPRDGGF is encoded by the coding sequence GTGACCGACGGCGACGGGTTCCCGTACTTCATCGACGCGGTGTCCCAACGGTCCGGCCTGCCGGCCGAGGAGGCCGGCGTGCTCGCCCGCGCCGTGCTCCAGACGTTGGCCGAGCGGGTGACCGGCGACGCGCCCGGCGACCTCGTCGGGCACCTCCCCAACGAGGTCGGCGGCTACCTGACCGGTCCGGCCCCGGACCCGGCCTCCGGTCCGGCCCCGGCCCCGGCCCCCGATTCGGGTGCCGGCGCTGATGGGTTGACCAGCGGGGTGGGCCTGGAGGTCGGCGGTTCCGCCGCGACCCCGATGGACGCCGGCCCGACGGAGTTCCTTCGTCGCGTGGAACAGCGTGCCGGGGTGGACCCGGCCACCGCCCGGGCCGGGACCGGCGCCGTCTTCGCCACGCTGCGGACGGCGATGACGGTGCGGGAGTTCCGGGAGATGGTGGCGCGACTGCCGCGCGACGGCGGGTTCTGA
- a CDS encoding DUF397 domain-containing protein gives MHQPPNGVPIHQLPPLSWQKSRRSNPSGNCVELAELPGGAGIAVRNSRHPEGPALIYTVDEIAAFVLGARDGDFDHLIN, from the coding sequence ATGCATCAGCCACCCAATGGCGTACCGATCCACCAGTTGCCTCCGCTGAGCTGGCAGAAGAGCCGCCGAAGCAACCCGAGCGGCAACTGCGTCGAACTCGCCGAGCTGCCCGGGGGAGCGGGCATCGCGGTTCGCAACTCACGACACCCGGAGGGGCCGGCGCTGATCTACACGGTGGATGAGATCGCCGCCTTCGTTCTCGGTGCGCGGGACGGAGATTTCGACCATCTGATCAACTGA
- a CDS encoding GGDEF domain-containing protein: MPDPMSVASGVCAAGALLSSWQLRRRAVRAEAEIDHLQAELAAERHAASHDPLTGLPNRRAFYRLAAALLTDAAGQPLIAVVLDLDDFKQINDRYGHAAGDQVLISVAERLAGFAGDNLVARLGGDEFAGLLSSPTVDRRWIEHSTRRLSETVAAPIRLSGCSVRVTASVGLAPVTGPAQLTDALSRADAAMYQAKSLGGARSPRQLVDSAFLTER, encoded by the coding sequence GTGCCGGATCCGATGAGTGTCGCCTCCGGCGTCTGCGCCGCCGGCGCGCTGCTCTCCTCCTGGCAACTACGCCGACGGGCGGTGCGCGCCGAGGCCGAGATCGACCACCTCCAGGCCGAGTTGGCCGCCGAACGGCACGCCGCCAGCCACGACCCGCTCACCGGGCTGCCCAACCGACGCGCCTTCTACCGCCTGGCAGCCGCCCTGCTCACCGACGCCGCCGGTCAGCCGCTGATCGCCGTCGTGCTCGACCTGGACGACTTCAAACAGATCAACGACCGGTACGGGCACGCTGCCGGCGACCAGGTGCTGATCAGTGTGGCCGAGCGGCTCGCCGGCTTCGCCGGGGACAATCTCGTCGCCCGCCTCGGCGGCGACGAGTTCGCCGGTCTGCTCTCCAGCCCCACCGTCGACCGGCGCTGGATCGAGCACTCCACCCGCCGGCTCAGCGAGACCGTCGCTGCGCCGATCCGGCTCAGCGGGTGCAGCGTCCGGGTCACCGCCTCCGTCGGGCTCGCCCCGGTGACCGGCCCCGCCCAGCTCACCGACGCGCTCAGCCGCGCCGACGCGGCCATGTACCAGGCGAAGAGCCTCGGCGGCGCCCGGTCACCCCGCCAACTTGTCGACAGCGCGTTCCTCACGGAACGCTGA
- a CDS encoding sugar phosphate isomerase/epimerase family protein produces MTTIALACQEQLLPGTNLIQKYALAAALGYQGIELRGRGDLAFARRLPELRRARAAGVVMPTVCVEMDHFIGDFDPARSADAVRNLRSQLSVIAELGGVGAMTPAAWGMFSRRLPPFEPPRPPGGDRQVLLDALGELGEHARAEGVSLFLEPLNRYEDHMVNRLDEAVALCAALGLPSVRVVADTFHMNIEEDDVHRALRAAAPYLGHVQVSDSNRYQPGAGHLDWPALVRTLLELDYRGWLALECRLRGDPVRALQQAATVLRHALPRRAAA; encoded by the coding sequence ATGACCACCATCGCGCTGGCCTGTCAGGAACAACTCCTGCCGGGCACCAACCTGATCCAGAAGTACGCCCTCGCGGCCGCCCTCGGCTACCAGGGCATCGAGCTACGCGGCCGCGGCGACCTCGCGTTCGCCCGCCGGCTGCCCGAGCTGCGCCGGGCCCGCGCCGCCGGGGTGGTGATGCCCACCGTCTGCGTCGAGATGGACCACTTCATCGGCGACTTCGACCCCGCCCGGTCCGCCGACGCCGTCCGTAACCTGCGCTCCCAGCTCTCGGTGATCGCCGAGTTGGGCGGCGTCGGGGCGATGACCCCGGCCGCCTGGGGAATGTTCTCCCGGCGACTGCCGCCGTTCGAGCCGCCCCGGCCGCCGGGCGGAGACCGGCAGGTGCTCCTCGACGCCCTCGGCGAGCTGGGCGAGCACGCCCGGGCCGAGGGGGTCAGCCTCTTCCTGGAACCCCTCAACCGGTACGAGGACCACATGGTCAACCGTCTCGACGAGGCGGTGGCGCTCTGCGCCGCACTCGGGCTGCCGTCGGTCCGGGTGGTCGCCGATACCTTCCACATGAACATCGAGGAGGACGACGTGCACCGCGCGCTGCGCGCCGCCGCGCCGTACCTCGGGCACGTGCAGGTCAGCGACTCCAACCGGTACCAGCCCGGCGCCGGGCACCTGGACTGGCCGGCGCTGGTGCGTACGCTGCTGGAGCTGGACTACCGGGGCTGGCTGGCCCTGGAGTGCCGGCTCCGCGGCGACCCGGTCCGGGCCCTGCAACAGGCCGCCACGGTGCTGCGGCACGCGTTGCCCCGGCGGGCCGCCGCGTGA
- a CDS encoding NUDIX hydrolase: MNELPHDLPILERRAVRVVVTDGTDRVLLFHTHDPDHPRLGTWWELPGGGMDPGETYRDTAVRELREETGIVVTADQVGAPTWRRRASFLHRQLRHVQDEVVVAVRLAGPGPDVDEAHRLDYEREDYFGFRWWPLAEVVASRERFYPGQLPRLITPLLAGTEIDEPFELWS, from the coding sequence ATGAACGAGCTGCCCCACGACCTGCCGATCCTGGAGCGACGCGCGGTGCGGGTGGTGGTCACCGACGGCACCGACCGGGTGTTGTTGTTTCACACCCACGACCCGGACCACCCCCGGCTGGGCACCTGGTGGGAGCTGCCGGGCGGCGGCATGGACCCCGGTGAGACCTACCGCGACACGGCGGTGCGGGAGCTACGGGAGGAGACCGGCATCGTGGTCACCGCCGACCAGGTGGGCGCGCCGACCTGGCGACGGCGGGCGAGCTTCCTGCACCGCCAGCTGCGACACGTCCAGGACGAGGTTGTCGTCGCCGTACGACTGGCGGGGCCCGGACCGGACGTGGACGAGGCGCACCGGCTCGACTACGAGCGGGAGGACTACTTCGGCTTCCGCTGGTGGCCGTTGGCCGAGGTGGTGGCCAGTCGGGAGCGGTTCTACCCCGGGCAGCTCCCCCGACTGATCACCCCGCTTCTCGCCGGCACGGAAATCGACGAGCCGTTCGAGCTGTGGTCGTGA
- a CDS encoding NUDIX hydrolase yields MREIDKVAWILIEDGRVLSTRSAGKDVWYLPGGKREPGETDLETLRREIDEELSVEVDVRDAVHLGTFTAQAHSHAAGVTVRMTCYRAGYQGQLRPASEIAEMAWLGYADQHRTSPVDQIIFDHLLAEGLLR; encoded by the coding sequence GTGCGCGAGATCGACAAGGTGGCCTGGATCCTCATCGAGGACGGTCGGGTGCTGAGCACCCGGTCGGCCGGCAAGGACGTCTGGTACCTGCCGGGTGGAAAGCGCGAGCCGGGCGAGACCGACCTGGAGACCCTGCGCCGGGAGATCGACGAGGAGTTGAGCGTCGAGGTCGACGTGCGCGATGCCGTACACCTGGGCACCTTCACCGCTCAGGCGCACAGCCACGCGGCCGGCGTCACCGTGCGGATGACCTGCTACCGGGCCGGCTATCAGGGCCAGCTGCGGCCGGCCAGCGAGATCGCCGAGATGGCCTGGCTCGGGTACGCGGACCAGCACCGCACCTCACCGGTCGACCAGATCATCTTCGACCACCTGCTGGCCGAGGGTCTGCTTCGCTAG
- a CDS encoding ABC transporter substrate-binding protein codes for MSAPPRRILATTLILALTTSTLLACGDDGSDSNSKKITVWSLEDVADRVTATKAIIADFTAKTGIQVDLVTVNEDQFPSLIAANAAAGDLPDVVGSVSLAGIRTLAGNELLHASANAEVIDKLGRQTFSPRALELTSDDGKQLSVPSDGWGQLLVYRKDLFAAASLPAPDTYERITAAAARLNTGGVAGITAATAPSDVFTQQTFEHLALANGCQLTDDSGKVTLDSPQCVEAFRFYGDLIRTSSVKGAQDVDTTRATYFAGKAAMVVWSPFILDELAGLRNDAKPTCPQCQADPAFLAKNSGFVTAIKGPNGSEPAQYGEISSWAVLDGAAADPAKSFVEYMLGDGYPRWFGMSPEGRFPVRKGTPAEPEAYLTAWNTSQAGVDAKKPLADVYGDEVLATLRRSPDTFGRWGLSQGQGKLVGAMLGELPVPKVLGDLIAGKSDAAATANRAKKDVDAIKAGVN; via the coding sequence ATGTCAGCACCTCCGAGGCGGATACTCGCCACCACCCTGATCCTGGCACTTACCACGTCCACCCTGCTGGCCTGCGGCGACGACGGATCGGACAGCAACAGCAAGAAGATCACCGTCTGGAGCCTGGAAGACGTGGCCGACCGGGTCACCGCCACCAAGGCGATCATCGCCGACTTCACCGCCAAGACCGGGATCCAGGTCGATCTCGTGACCGTCAACGAGGACCAGTTCCCCTCCCTGATCGCCGCCAACGCCGCCGCCGGTGACCTGCCCGACGTGGTCGGGTCGGTCTCCCTCGCCGGCATCCGTACGCTCGCCGGCAACGAGCTGCTGCACGCCTCGGCGAACGCCGAGGTCATCGACAAGCTCGGCAGGCAGACGTTCTCCCCCCGAGCGCTGGAGCTCACCTCCGACGACGGCAAACAGCTCTCCGTACCCAGCGACGGGTGGGGGCAGCTGCTCGTCTACCGCAAGGACCTGTTCGCCGCGGCCAGCCTGCCCGCCCCCGACACGTACGAGCGGATAACCGCCGCCGCGGCGCGGCTGAACACCGGCGGCGTCGCCGGGATCACCGCGGCGACCGCCCCCAGCGACGTGTTCACCCAGCAGACCTTCGAGCACCTGGCGCTTGCCAACGGCTGTCAGCTCACCGACGACTCGGGCAAGGTCACACTGGATTCGCCCCAGTGCGTCGAGGCGTTCCGCTTCTACGGTGACCTGATCCGCACCAGCTCCGTGAAGGGCGCGCAGGACGTGGACACCACCCGGGCCACCTACTTCGCGGGCAAAGCGGCCATGGTGGTCTGGTCACCGTTCATCCTCGACGAGCTGGCCGGGCTGCGCAACGACGCCAAGCCGACCTGCCCCCAGTGCCAGGCCGACCCGGCGTTCCTCGCCAAGAACAGCGGGTTCGTCACCGCGATCAAGGGCCCGAACGGCAGCGAGCCGGCCCAGTACGGCGAGATCAGCTCCTGGGCCGTGCTGGACGGCGCGGCGGCCGACCCGGCGAAGTCCTTCGTGGAGTACATGCTCGGCGACGGCTACCCGCGCTGGTTCGGCATGTCCCCGGAGGGCCGCTTCCCGGTGCGCAAGGGCACCCCGGCCGAGCCGGAGGCGTACCTCACCGCCTGGAACACCAGCCAGGCGGGCGTGGACGCGAAGAAGCCCCTCGCCGACGTGTACGGCGACGAGGTGCTGGCCACGCTGCGCCGCAGCCCGGACACCTTCGGGCGGTGGGGTCTCAGCCAGGGGCAGGGCAAGCTCGTCGGTGCCATGCTCGGTGAGTTGCCGGTGCCCAAGGTGTTGGGCGACCTCATCGCGGGCAAGTCCGACGCCGCGGCCACCGCCAACCGCGCCAAGAAGGACGTCGACGCCATCAAGGCCGGCGTCAATTGA
- a CDS encoding DUF397 domain-containing protein, whose product MDMTDARWRTATRSSNNGGACVEVADNLPGRVLVRDSKDRDGGTLTFAPTAWTAFVREVRTPGR is encoded by the coding sequence ATGGACATGACCGACGCCCGCTGGCGCACCGCGACCCGCAGCAGCAACAACGGTGGTGCCTGCGTCGAGGTGGCCGACAATCTGCCCGGCCGGGTGCTGGTGCGCGACAGCAAGGACCGTGACGGCGGCACCCTGACCTTCGCGCCGACCGCCTGGACGGCGTTCGTTCGAGAAGTGCGTACACCGGGCCGCTGA
- a CDS encoding type II toxin-antitoxin system PemK/MazF family toxin, translating into MAGLLRNVAARISRVGAVIPSPRRTGPAPAQVARRRQVSALQRRELTYAPERDGQADPGEIVWTWVPYEDDPRQGKDRPVLVVGRHSRTLFGLMLSSQSERDGQRHWFALGPGEWDRDNRPSWVRLDRVLTMREDSIRREGAVLDRPRFDRVGQALRAGYGWR; encoded by the coding sequence GTGGCTGGTCTGTTGAGGAATGTCGCGGCGCGTATCTCTCGGGTCGGTGCGGTGATCCCGTCGCCCCGGCGTACCGGGCCGGCGCCCGCGCAGGTGGCCCGCCGCCGTCAGGTGAGCGCGTTGCAGCGTCGGGAGCTGACCTACGCTCCGGAGCGGGACGGTCAGGCCGACCCGGGCGAGATCGTCTGGACGTGGGTGCCGTACGAGGACGACCCGCGCCAGGGCAAGGACCGACCGGTGCTGGTCGTCGGGCGGCACAGCCGGACCCTGTTCGGGTTGATGCTGTCCAGCCAGAGCGAGCGGGACGGGCAGCGGCACTGGTTCGCGCTCGGGCCGGGTGAGTGGGACCGCGACAACCGGCCGAGCTGGGTCCGGCTGGACCGGGTGCTCACCATGCGCGAGGACAGCATCCGCCGGGAGGGCGCCGTGTTGGATCGGCCCCGGTTCGACCGGGTCGGGCAGGCGTTGCGCGCCGGCTACGGCTGGCGCTGA